A window of Streptomyces sp. NBC_01689 genomic DNA:
TAACCGAGCGCGCAGGTAGAGTTCGACCGCATCGGGCCGGTTTCGTCCTCGCCCTCCGAGTTCAGCTGGTATCCCGGGCAGACCGGGATGCCGTGGGCCGCACCGGCCCTCAGCAGGGTGATCGCCCCCCACACCAGCGGGACCAGGAATAGCGTGACGAACACTCCGCGTAACTTCATTGCGGCACTCTAGCTGTAGTGGAACTCGATCCTCGGACGCGGGATCGGGAGCTCAGTGCGTCAAGTTCTCGCGCTCCCGCGCCGTTGAAATGCCCTGTCACTGACTCAGGTCCGGTGCGGCGCCGATATGTGATGCCGTGTCACAGTCAAGAATCGAAGGTGGCGATCGTCCGCCCGCTACGGAGCGGCTTGGCGACCATACGTCGCATGACACGATCACGGACCCGCCGGCCAGCCGCCATCTATGCCGTCCTTCAGGCCGTGACCGTGCTGCTGGCTCTGTGGCTGTCCAAGCACTTCCAGGTGGCGCGGCTGGCCGCCACGCTCGTCGCCCTGGCCCCCACCCTGCCCGGCGCCTATCTGGCCTGGGCCGCCTTCCGTGACGACCGCCGCGAGGCCGCGGCGGACACCGATGCGAAGGTGAAGACGCTGGCCGGCGTCGTGGCCGCGGCCGAGACCCGGCAGCGCGCCCAGCTGATCGGGTCCGGCGCCCCTCGCATCGACGTGACCTTCCACCAGCGCACCGAGCCCGCCAACAACGCGACCGGCCCCGCAGCTCACGGCCGCCTCACCGACATCGTGTCCTACTACCTGAACCTGCGCCCCGGCCGCCTGGCCATCACCGGTGAACCGGGCGCCGGCAAGACCCTGCTCGCCCTGGACCTCATCCTCGGACTGCTGACCCACCCCGGTCGCATCGACACCGACCCCGTCCCGGTCCGCTTCTCCCTGGCCGACTGGAACACCGAGCAACCTCTTCAGGAATGGCTCGCCCACCAGGTCCACCAGCAGTTCCGGGACCAGGGCATCACCCTCGCCGACGCCAGCACACTGGTGAACGGATACCGCGTCGTGCCGGTCCTGGACGGCCTGGACGAGATGGACACCGACGCCACACCGGCCGGCCGCCGCCGCGCCGCACGCGCCCTGCAGGAGCTCAACGCCTACCAGGACCCCACCGGCATCGCCCCGGTCGTCCTGACCTG
This region includes:
- a CDS encoding NACHT domain-containing protein, yielding MTRSRTRRPAAIYAVLQAVTVLLALWLSKHFQVARLAATLVALAPTLPGAYLAWAAFRDDRREAAADTDAKVKTLAGVVAAAETRQRAQLIGSGAPRIDVTFHQRTEPANNATGPAAHGRLTDIVSYYLNLRPGRLAITGEPGAGKTLLALDLILGLLTHPGRIDTDPVPVRFSLADWNTEQPLQEWLAHQVHQQFRDQGITLADASTLVNGYRVVPVLDGLDEMDTDATPAGRRRAARALQELNAYQDPTGIAPVVLTCRTTQYEDLGGLDLRMREAARIQLDDVSPGQAAAYLTARSTSPDRWRPVIDTFTAAPGGTLARSLATPWRLNLAATTYEERHTDTLAYLREPDHLLTLASPSAVRDHLLALYLPAAAHQHPTRPNHYRPDQAHRWLAALAAHLATTTPMTTASSTDIVLHQLWPMAGPRRVRTADTLLCVLLPLAFTTLLLSLVYMGFPPPNCSPFQWACPWDLSGRPVVLSSPSLKRSSSSGCAAQPASASSPELSRSGLWAG